The Nitrospirota bacterium genome window below encodes:
- a CDS encoding GDP-L-fucose synthase yields the protein MSLWADTRVVVTGGAGFLGSFVVEQLRAKGCRDIFIPRSKDYDLVQMEAVQQLYSDHTPDMVIHLAARVGGIGANQANPGKFFYDNLMMGTQLIEVGRQRGLKKFVALGTICAYPKFAPIPFKEDDIWNGYPEETNAPYGLAKKMMLVQSQAYREQYGFNSIVLFPVNLYGPRDNFDLETSHVIPALLRKCVTAKETGQATLTLWGDGSPTREFLYVEDAAEGILLAAEHYEGSLPVNLGTGEEVTIRNLATMIAAEAGFTGQIEWDKTKPNGQPRRCLDVSRAKELFGFQAKHPLKEGLKKTMHWFTANRQNLRQVTF from the coding sequence ATGTCATTGTGGGCCGATACACGAGTCGTCGTCACGGGCGGAGCCGGATTTCTCGGCTCATTTGTCGTGGAGCAACTGCGCGCCAAGGGCTGCCGGGATATCTTCATCCCCCGCAGCAAGGATTATGATCTCGTGCAGATGGAAGCGGTGCAGCAGCTCTATAGCGATCACACCCCTGACATGGTTATCCATCTGGCTGCACGGGTCGGAGGAATCGGCGCGAACCAAGCCAACCCGGGAAAATTCTTCTACGACAACCTGATGATGGGCACCCAGCTCATCGAGGTTGGGCGCCAGAGGGGACTGAAAAAATTCGTCGCGTTGGGTACCATCTGCGCCTATCCTAAGTTTGCCCCCATCCCATTTAAAGAGGACGACATCTGGAATGGATACCCAGAAGAGACCAATGCGCCCTACGGTCTCGCCAAGAAGATGATGCTGGTCCAGTCGCAGGCCTATCGCGAGCAGTATGGATTCAATTCCATCGTATTATTCCCGGTGAACCTCTATGGCCCTCGCGACAACTTCGACCTGGAAACGTCTCACGTCATCCCGGCCTTGCTCCGCAAATGTGTGACCGCAAAGGAAACAGGTCAAGCCACCCTCACCCTGTGGGGGGACGGATCTCCGACTCGCGAGTTTTTGTATGTGGAGGACGCAGCGGAAGGCATCCTGCTTGCCGCGGAACATTATGAGGGAAGCCTACCAGTCAACCTGGGGACAGGAGAGGAAGTCACGATCCGCAATCTTGCCACGATGATTGCCGCAGAAGCCGGTTTCACCGGACAAATTGAATGGGACAAGACCAAGCCCAACGGGCAGCCTCGACGGTGCTTAGATGTTAGTCGGGCCAAAGAGCTCTTCGGCTTTCAGGCGAAACATCCACTCAAGGAAGGGCTCAAGAAAACCATGCACTGGTTTACTGCCAACCGCCAGAATCTGCGACAAGTCACTTTCTAA
- the arsC gene encoding arsenate reductase (glutaredoxin) (This arsenate reductase requires both glutathione and glutaredoxin to convert arsenate to arsenite, after which the efflux transporter formed by ArsA and ArsB can extrude the arsenite from the cell, providing resistance.), with the protein MAEVTIYQKPTCSTCRQAVQLLKESGQPFTAVNYYEQPFTKAQLKGLLKKAGLAPKDILRTKEEIYKELGLAKKTLSDDEWLDLMIAHPDLIQRPIVAKGEQVILARPAESVKELL; encoded by the coding sequence ATGGCCGAGGTGACGATTTATCAAAAACCGACCTGTAGCACCTGCCGTCAGGCGGTGCAGTTGTTAAAGGAGAGCGGCCAACCCTTCACGGCCGTCAACTACTACGAACAGCCCTTCACTAAGGCCCAGCTCAAGGGCCTCTTGAAGAAGGCGGGGCTGGCGCCGAAAGACATTCTACGGACCAAAGAAGAGATCTATAAGGAGCTCGGGTTAGCCAAAAAGACCCTGTCTGATGATGAATGGCTCGATCTGATGATCGCCCACCCGGACCTTATTCAACGTCCGATTGTCGCAAAGGGCGAACAGGTGATCCTGGCCAGACCGGCTGAGTCGGTCAAAGAATTACTGTAA
- a CDS encoding J domain-containing protein: MAFSQSKYIKFQNGMRRRIDSLRPKAEESLELAVDTMMQERVDSFFRVEEGLEEIIKSLIQIEEELAEIRDLSGAMRLESRLEFVEDRWDDFDSEIRERPRRRRKKVSLADMLKAAGGGDLSQGVSGINNAMDAYAAMGVEFGSSLAEVTASFRQKAKQLHPDSNNGDRSAEPELRRMLEAYQFLKEYLSLSNVEPPRSPDHTYNPTE; the protein is encoded by the coding sequence ATGGCGTTTTCACAAAGCAAATACATCAAGTTTCAAAACGGCATGAGACGACGGATCGATTCCTTGCGCCCGAAGGCTGAGGAAAGTCTGGAGCTCGCCGTCGATACGATGATGCAGGAGCGGGTCGACAGTTTCTTCCGCGTCGAAGAGGGGCTGGAGGAAATCATCAAGTCTCTGATCCAGATCGAAGAGGAGCTGGCGGAGATCCGCGATCTCTCCGGCGCCATGCGGCTGGAATCCCGCCTGGAGTTCGTCGAAGACCGCTGGGACGACTTCGATAGCGAGATTCGGGAGCGACCCCGTCGCCGGCGCAAGAAAGTCAGTCTGGCCGATATGTTGAAAGCCGCAGGCGGCGGCGACCTCTCGCAAGGAGTGAGCGGCATCAACAACGCCATGGACGCCTATGCCGCAATGGGCGTGGAATTCGGCAGTTCGCTCGCCGAGGTCACCGCGTCGTTCCGTCAGAAAGCCAAGCAACTCCATCCCGACTCGAATAACGGAGACCGTAGCGCCGAGCCGGAATTACGCCGCATGCTGGAGGCCTACCAGTTTTTAAAAGAATACTTGAGCCTCAGCAATGTGGAGCCTCCGCGATCCCCCGACCATACTTACAATCCAACCGAATGA
- the rnd gene encoding ribonuclease D, with the protein MTPKPPMLYVTDQSALETLCQTLRQSPRLALDTEFVGEDTFVPRLELIQVATATTAAVIDFPAVQAKGSLDAFWELICDTKIEKIVHAGRQDLDLFATHAGQIPKPFFDTQIAAAMVGYGAQVAYAGLVQRLHGTKLAKAHTFTNWSARPLSDDQIAYALEDVEFLLSIHTHLQDRLNSLGRLEWVGEEFARLETAVGEKSREPQERYQRIRGWDTLKPKGAAVLRELAAWREAEARRRNVPRGRVMRDEVLLQLARHPPKSVSELRGLRGVHSSEVDRHGEQLLTTITSALALPPTAWPEVPRERKPDPESTGIVELLQAVLKARAAEEGIAPTMLATSSDLQTLVEAKQNRATLDVPILRGWRRQLAGDLLLKVLDGAVTITVDRTSGALKMAQDDHSKAAS; encoded by the coding sequence GTGACACCCAAACCACCGATGTTGTATGTGACCGACCAGTCTGCCCTTGAAACCCTGTGCCAGACGCTGCGGCAGAGTCCGCGGCTGGCCCTGGATACGGAGTTCGTCGGAGAAGACACCTTTGTCCCGCGACTCGAATTGATCCAAGTCGCCACCGCCACGACCGCTGCCGTCATCGACTTTCCCGCCGTCCAGGCCAAAGGATCGCTCGACGCCTTTTGGGAACTCATCTGCGATACCAAGATCGAAAAGATCGTCCATGCCGGGAGACAAGACCTCGATCTCTTTGCCACTCATGCGGGGCAGATCCCGAAGCCCTTCTTCGATACGCAGATCGCCGCAGCGATGGTCGGGTACGGAGCTCAAGTTGCCTATGCTGGCTTAGTTCAGCGGCTCCATGGCACAAAATTAGCCAAAGCCCATACCTTTACCAACTGGAGTGCGCGCCCCCTCTCGGATGACCAAATCGCGTACGCCTTGGAAGATGTTGAATTCCTCCTCTCGATCCATACGCATCTGCAGGATCGCCTGAATTCGCTTGGCCGGCTGGAATGGGTCGGTGAGGAATTTGCGCGGTTGGAAACGGCGGTGGGAGAAAAGAGCCGGGAACCACAAGAACGCTACCAGCGCATTCGCGGATGGGACACGCTTAAGCCCAAAGGGGCGGCGGTGCTTCGTGAATTGGCTGCCTGGCGCGAAGCGGAAGCCAGACGGAGGAACGTGCCGCGCGGGCGGGTCATGCGGGACGAAGTGCTGTTGCAACTGGCGCGGCATCCGCCCAAATCGGTCAGTGAGCTCCGTGGACTCCGCGGCGTCCATTCCTCGGAGGTGGACCGCCATGGAGAGCAACTGTTAACCACCATCACCTCGGCATTGGCACTTCCACCCACCGCCTGGCCGGAAGTTCCTCGCGAACGGAAGCCGGACCCTGAATCGACCGGCATCGTCGAGCTCTTACAAGCCGTGCTGAAAGCCCGCGCAGCAGAGGAGGGGATTGCCCCCACCATGCTCGCCACCAGCTCCGACCTCCAAACGCTCGTGGAAGCGAAGCAGAATCGGGCCACCCTCGATGTGCCCATCCTCCGTGGCTGGCGACGACAACTGGCAGGAGATCTATTGCTCAAAGTCTTGGATGGAGCGGTCACCATTACGGTCGACCGAACCTCCGGCGCCCTCAAGATGGCGCAGGACGATCACTCGAAGGCTGCAAGTTGA
- the gmd gene encoding GDP-mannose 4,6-dehydratase, which produces MKKALISGITGQDGSYLAEFLLGKGYEVYGIIRRSSSFNTGRIDPIYEDPHVPHRRLHLVYGDLNDASSLNHIIRTVQPDEIYNLGAQSHVRVSFDIPEYTGEITGLGTIRLLEAIRESGLKPKFYQASSSEMFGKVQDVPQRETTPFYPRSPYGAAKVYSYWITVNYREAYDLFACNGILFNHESPRRGETFVTRKITKAAARIKLGVQNELFLGNLDAKRDWGFAGDYVQAMWMMLQTPKPEDYVIATGETHTVREFLELAFERLQLDWQKHVKIDSKYYRPTEVDLLIGDASKAKRDLGWEPKVRFQELVAMMVDADLAIERERLEGTQVKG; this is translated from the coding sequence GTGAAAAAAGCGCTGATCAGCGGGATTACAGGCCAGGATGGGTCGTACCTGGCGGAGTTTCTTCTCGGGAAGGGCTACGAGGTCTACGGCATTATTCGACGATCAAGCTCGTTCAATACGGGACGGATCGACCCCATTTATGAAGACCCGCATGTGCCGCATCGACGGCTCCATCTGGTGTATGGCGATCTCAATGACGCGAGCTCGCTGAACCACATCATCCGCACGGTCCAGCCAGATGAAATCTACAATCTGGGGGCGCAAAGCCACGTGCGCGTGAGTTTCGATATCCCTGAATATACCGGCGAAATTACCGGACTCGGGACGATCCGCCTCCTGGAAGCCATTCGCGAGTCAGGGTTGAAACCGAAATTTTATCAAGCCTCCTCCAGCGAGATGTTCGGCAAAGTCCAGGACGTGCCCCAGCGCGAAACCACGCCCTTCTATCCCCGTAGTCCCTATGGGGCGGCCAAGGTCTACTCCTACTGGATTACGGTCAATTATCGGGAGGCCTACGACCTCTTTGCCTGCAATGGCATTTTGTTCAACCATGAATCGCCCCGGCGCGGCGAGACGTTCGTCACGCGCAAGATCACGAAAGCAGCGGCGCGGATCAAGCTCGGCGTTCAGAATGAGCTCTTTCTCGGCAACTTGGACGCGAAACGAGACTGGGGATTCGCCGGAGACTATGTTCAAGCCATGTGGATGATGCTACAGACCCCCAAGCCGGAAGACTACGTCATTGCGACAGGCGAAACCCACACGGTGCGCGAGTTTCTGGAATTGGCCTTTGAGCGGCTTCAACTGGATTGGCAGAAGCACGTCAAGATCGACAGTAAATACTATCGTCCCACCGAGGTGGATCTCTTGATCGGCGACGCGAGCAAAGCCAAACGGGATTTGGGATGGGAACCGAAAGTCCGCTTTCAAGAGTTAGTGGCGATGATGGTCGATGCGGATCTTGCCATCGAACGTGAACGGCTCGAAGGCACTCAGGTAAAGGGGTAA
- a CDS encoding Slp family lipoprotein, producing the protein MNMKHRMVIILCSLLISACAPAQVFPPHVMEGVDKNFDFMAWRMAPNAKPDQKIELGGRIIQTEAKEGGVVLVVVQLPIVEHPAYGPKDNGKRSGEFVVSYQGKIDPSSLQPGNRLVVVGATQNAKVVMVDDVQRSLPSVAARCLHIWNTGGREVADFPSFGGGYEPLEENTFCTNAP; encoded by the coding sequence ATGAACATGAAACATAGAATGGTGATTATACTGTGCAGCTTATTGATCAGCGCCTGCGCGCCAGCCCAGGTATTTCCGCCTCATGTGATGGAGGGAGTCGACAAGAATTTTGACTTTATGGCCTGGCGCATGGCGCCGAATGCGAAACCTGACCAAAAGATCGAACTCGGCGGACGGATTATTCAAACAGAAGCGAAAGAGGGGGGAGTGGTGCTAGTCGTGGTCCAACTCCCGATCGTGGAACACCCAGCCTACGGTCCGAAAGACAATGGTAAACGAAGCGGGGAATTCGTGGTGTCGTACCAAGGCAAGATTGACCCGAGCTCACTGCAGCCGGGAAACCGGCTGGTTGTCGTAGGGGCAACACAGAATGCCAAAGTCGTGATGGTGGATGACGTTCAACGCAGTCTTCCCTCTGTCGCCGCGCGCTGTCTCCATATCTGGAACACAGGCGGACGTGAGGTTGCCGATTTCCCCTCGTTTGGGGGAGGATATGAGCCGCTGGAAGAAAATACGTTCTGTACCAACGCACCCTAG
- a CDS encoding citrate synthase, producing MMPQDFMPGLAGVPAAKSSISDVDGQRGLLEYRGIRVEELCLKSSYLETAYLLLFGHLPTEPQLARWHEDIVHHRRIKFKIVDLLKCLPEQGHPMDALQASVAALGMFYPGRNVQDIENNYWSAVRLVAKLPTLVAAWARLRQGNEYIPPRDDLGFSENFLYMLTETEPRPLWADLFDDCLILHAEHTMNASTFTGMVTASTLADPYTVVASSIGALKGPLHGGANEEVVQMLKEIGEPEKARSYLEEQIRTKQRLMGFGHRVYKVKDPRATVLQGLCEQLFKESGSSPLYEIALEVERVAAELLQGKGIYPNVDFYSGIIYEKMGIETDLFTPLFAMARVSGWLAHWLEQLRENKLFRPDQIYSGEHGQSYVPIEQRQ from the coding sequence ATCATGCCACAGGATTTTATGCCGGGGCTCGCCGGCGTGCCAGCAGCCAAATCCTCCATCAGCGACGTGGACGGGCAGCGCGGCCTGCTGGAATATCGCGGCATCCGAGTGGAAGAGCTGTGCCTGAAATCCTCCTATCTCGAAACGGCCTATCTCTTGCTGTTCGGGCATCTGCCCACAGAACCGCAGCTCGCGCGATGGCACGAAGACATCGTTCATCACCGCCGCATCAAGTTCAAAATCGTCGACTTGCTGAAATGCCTGCCGGAGCAGGGCCATCCCATGGACGCCTTGCAAGCGTCAGTCGCAGCCCTGGGCATGTTTTATCCTGGCCGGAATGTGCAGGATATCGAGAATAACTATTGGTCTGCTGTCCGCCTCGTGGCCAAACTGCCCACCCTCGTCGCAGCCTGGGCGCGCCTGCGGCAGGGGAACGAGTACATTCCGCCGCGCGACGACCTCGGGTTTTCAGAAAACTTCCTCTACATGCTGACCGAGACGGAGCCCCGTCCCTTGTGGGCCGATCTGTTCGACGACTGCCTGATTCTCCATGCCGAGCATACGATGAATGCCTCAACCTTCACCGGCATGGTCACAGCCTCGACGCTGGCCGACCCCTATACGGTCGTCGCCTCTTCCATCGGGGCCTTGAAGGGTCCGCTGCATGGCGGAGCCAATGAGGAAGTCGTGCAGATGCTGAAGGAGATCGGTGAGCCAGAGAAGGCCCGTTCGTACCTTGAAGAACAGATCCGCACGAAACAGAGGCTGATGGGCTTTGGTCACCGGGTCTACAAGGTCAAGGATCCCCGCGCAACGGTCTTGCAAGGTCTCTGCGAACAACTCTTCAAGGAGTCCGGCAGTTCCCCCCTTTATGAAATTGCCCTCGAAGTCGAGCGGGTCGCAGCAGAATTGTTACAGGGAAAGGGAATTTATCCCAACGTCGATTTCTACTCCGGAATCATCTACGAGAAGATGGGCATCGAAACCGATCTCTTCACGCCGCTCTTCGCAATGGCCCGGGTCTCCGGGTGGCTGGCCCATTGGCTGGAGCAATTGCGCGAAAACAAACTGTTCCGTCCTGACCAGATTTACTCCGGCGAACATGGCCAGTCCTACGTGCCGATCGAACAGCGCCAATAG
- a CDS encoding PstS family phosphate ABC transporter substrate-binding protein yields MLLIALLLTAPDIHAEQSGPFASLTVDAGLAPYSPQAQVTGALRIQGSDTMSPLMTRLATEFQRRQPQVTVNVKGGGSTKAVAEFLEIPIPGRIILKEERTNQFLLVATSRELLDAEIKQFVSQHGYEPLAVPVAVDAVALYVHKDNPLPGLTLDQVDAIFSTTRKRGYKNELKQWGQLGLGNGWEKGEIQLYGRDRKSGTRAFFQEHVLAGGEFAPQLQEQPGAASVVLALSRDQLGIGYNGLGLQASAVRMVPLAENQGMPFILPSSATISDQTYPLRRVLYVYLDKSPKSPLPPAAQEFLTFITSREGQEAVVRAGFFPLPTNQVTKKFLSLGTTPTPGTTTGQ; encoded by the coding sequence ATGCTTCTGATAGCGCTCTTGCTGACTGCTCCAGACATTCATGCTGAGCAAAGTGGTCCTTTTGCCAGCCTGACGGTGGATGCAGGACTTGCTCCGTACAGCCCGCAAGCCCAAGTGACAGGCGCCTTGAGAATTCAGGGTTCGGACACCATGTCTCCCCTGATGACTCGCCTGGCAACCGAATTCCAACGGCGTCAGCCGCAAGTGACGGTGAACGTCAAAGGCGGCGGGTCAACCAAGGCAGTCGCAGAATTCTTGGAGATTCCGATACCCGGCAGGATTATCCTCAAAGAAGAACGGACAAATCAGTTTCTGCTCGTAGCCACATCGCGTGAGCTGCTGGATGCAGAGATCAAACAGTTCGTCTCGCAGCACGGCTACGAACCCCTCGCAGTCCCGGTGGCCGTCGATGCGGTGGCCCTCTATGTACACAAGGACAATCCCTTGCCGGGCCTGACATTGGATCAGGTCGATGCGATCTTCTCGACGACGCGGAAACGCGGGTATAAGAACGAGCTCAAGCAATGGGGGCAGCTCGGGCTGGGCAATGGTTGGGAAAAAGGTGAGATCCAGCTCTATGGCCGCGACAGAAAATCTGGGACCAGGGCGTTTTTCCAAGAACACGTGCTCGCTGGTGGAGAATTCGCGCCTCAGTTACAGGAACAGCCTGGCGCAGCTTCCGTTGTGTTAGCGTTAAGCCGGGACCAGTTGGGTATTGGATATAACGGGCTCGGATTGCAGGCCTCCGCTGTGCGCATGGTTCCGCTTGCTGAGAATCAAGGGATGCCCTTCATTCTTCCTTCGTCCGCGACCATCTCAGACCAAACCTATCCGCTGCGCCGCGTGCTCTATGTGTATCTCGACAAGTCGCCGAAATCTCCTCTTCCTCCAGCGGCGCAGGAGTTTCTGACCTTCATCACAAGCAGAGAAGGACAGGAAGCCGTTGTGCGGGCAGGGTTTTTCCCTCTCCCCACGAACCAAGTCACGAAGAAATTTTTGTCACTCGGTACCACTCCAACGCCTGGCACAACTACCGGCCAGTAG
- a CDS encoding DUF255 domain-containing protein — protein sequence MHTPRESAQTNRLIHETSPYLLQHASNPVDWYPWGPEALQAAKEQNRPILLSIGYSACHWCHVMERESFENAAIAAVMNRHFICIKVDREERPDLDEIYMQATVTLNRGQGGWPMTVFLTPEQEPFFAGTYFPPEDRWGRPGFPSLLKKIAEAWEKDTTGLRNQARQLTDRLKNELKAVSPVSVSVSVLDEAVTQFRKDFDDQHAGFGSAPKFPPSAGLSLLLRCYRRTGDSHTLQMVTRTLDAMAAGGIYDHIGGGFARYSTDERWLVPHFEKMLYDNALLAKTYVEAYQVTKQASYRQVTTEVLDYILREMTDPAGGFYSATDADSEGIEGKFFVWTPAEVQAVLLNEEDTRRFCACYDITDEGNWEHHSIPNRLRPIEAVTKELDLTLDELHETIQRVRPLLYRARQQRVAPALDDKIITAWNGMMISAMAEAGRVLGVSHYIDGAMKATDFLLQVHRTSDGRLLRTSRQGRAHLDGVLEDYAYLAEGLIDLYEACGQERYLTAALQLGETMVGSFQDKDQGGFFTTAEGHETLIIRTREGADGATPSGNSVAVSALARLSFHYDRQDLREAAIGGIRAYGRQIARYPRAFAKSLAVVDFLAEGPIELAIVGAPNDPGLKALQLAVRDAFLPHRVIASSEGISQSSSHPLLAAKGLVEGKAALYICRNFSCQKPITDPGEVTAALLSASRRADQAAPQPLLQGTALPGSASPEGTARYVGRILSQSGPDSHMEHGYGRFGGTGLTTSRLGFGTYRVDTREPEHRESLKYALREGVNLIDTSTNYMDGDSERLVGSVLGELIQSGELARDEVIVVTKIGYVQGQNLKQAEAREQAGHPYPEMVKYGEGIWHCFHQEYLADQLTLSLDRLGLATLDVCLLHNPEYFLSEAAHHAGGDLMATREVFYRRLEQAFTFFESQVAAGRIRHYGVSSNTVTEDSSNAEATSLSRMCEAAKAAAASQGMDRHHFAVLQCPMNLYEAGALLTPNTGVEQRETVLAVAQREEIAVLVNRPLNAMPTQKSGVIRLADFPLEGEPVDFDRQCQAVAALEDEYRKSIAPSLQHNGQGMAPADFFTWAAELTRIRPHIQGLEHWEQIEQQLIAPQMNQVMQALSRHLTGTAAEQWDNWRDRYVPQLLTLLGGLRREATERSRARTASLSAALDPLLPEAKRNESLSRKALWVLASTPGVTSVLNGMRSRIYVEDSLAVLKWEPITTVKPLYDAVTPR from the coding sequence ATGCATACTCCACGGGAATCAGCCCAGACGAATCGCCTCATTCACGAAACCAGTCCCTATCTGCTCCAGCATGCCTCGAATCCCGTCGATTGGTACCCCTGGGGACCGGAAGCTTTACAGGCTGCGAAAGAACAGAACCGTCCCATCCTGCTGTCGATCGGTTATTCCGCCTGTCACTGGTGCCATGTGATGGAGCGGGAGTCGTTCGAAAACGCAGCCATTGCGGCTGTCATGAACCGGCATTTCATCTGTATCAAAGTCGATCGAGAGGAACGCCCAGACCTCGACGAGATCTATATGCAGGCCACGGTGACCCTTAACCGCGGCCAGGGTGGCTGGCCGATGACGGTCTTCCTGACGCCGGAACAGGAGCCCTTCTTTGCCGGAACTTATTTTCCGCCTGAGGACCGTTGGGGCCGGCCCGGTTTCCCCAGTCTGCTCAAAAAAATCGCAGAAGCCTGGGAGAAGGATACGACAGGCCTCAGAAACCAGGCGCGGCAATTGACCGATCGGTTGAAGAACGAACTCAAGGCTGTGTCCCCCGTTTCAGTGAGTGTCTCTGTACTCGATGAAGCCGTGACGCAATTCCGAAAAGACTTCGATGACCAGCATGCAGGATTCGGCAGCGCGCCGAAATTCCCTCCGTCAGCAGGCCTGTCCTTGCTCCTCCGTTGTTACCGTCGAACCGGCGACAGTCATACCTTGCAGATGGTCACCCGCACGTTGGATGCGATGGCGGCTGGAGGGATCTATGACCATATCGGCGGAGGCTTTGCGCGCTACTCCACCGACGAACGGTGGCTGGTCCCCCATTTCGAGAAGATGCTCTACGACAATGCCCTCCTGGCCAAGACCTATGTGGAAGCCTATCAAGTCACGAAGCAGGCTTCCTATCGCCAGGTCACGACGGAGGTGCTCGACTATATTCTCCGCGAGATGACCGACCCGGCCGGTGGGTTTTATTCCGCCACGGATGCGGATTCGGAAGGGATCGAGGGAAAGTTTTTCGTGTGGACGCCGGCGGAGGTCCAGGCCGTGCTGCTGAATGAGGAAGACACTCGCCGGTTCTGCGCCTGTTACGACATCACCGATGAGGGCAATTGGGAGCATCACAGCATCCCCAATCGGCTGCGTCCCATTGAGGCCGTGACCAAGGAGCTGGACCTCACCCTCGATGAACTGCACGAGACGATTCAGCGCGTGCGTCCCCTCCTCTATCGAGCCCGCCAACAGCGAGTGGCTCCCGCGCTCGACGATAAGATCATCACGGCCTGGAACGGCATGATGATTTCGGCGATGGCCGAGGCAGGCCGTGTGTTAGGGGTCAGTCACTACATCGACGGGGCTATGAAGGCGACAGACTTTCTTTTACAGGTCCATCGAACTTCTGATGGCAGGCTGCTCCGCACCTCGCGGCAGGGCAGAGCCCATCTCGACGGGGTCCTGGAGGACTATGCCTATCTAGCAGAGGGATTGATCGATCTCTATGAAGCCTGCGGACAGGAACGGTATCTCACCGCTGCTCTTCAATTGGGAGAGACAATGGTGGGCTCCTTTCAGGATAAAGACCAGGGAGGCTTTTTTACTACCGCTGAGGGACATGAAACGCTGATCATTCGCACGCGTGAGGGGGCCGATGGTGCGACGCCCAGCGGCAACTCCGTGGCGGTCTCAGCCCTCGCCAGGCTCTCCTTCCATTACGATCGACAGGACCTGCGAGAGGCAGCAATTGGAGGGATTCGCGCCTATGGCCGCCAGATAGCCCGGTATCCGAGAGCCTTTGCCAAGAGCCTTGCCGTGGTGGATTTTTTGGCAGAAGGGCCGATTGAATTGGCTATTGTCGGAGCGCCCAACGATCCAGGGTTGAAGGCCTTGCAGCTCGCCGTACGCGACGCGTTCCTGCCGCACCGTGTGATTGCCTCCAGCGAGGGAATAAGTCAGTCGTCTAGCCATCCCCTGCTCGCAGCCAAGGGCTTGGTGGAGGGAAAGGCCGCTCTGTATATCTGCCGGAATTTCTCCTGTCAGAAGCCCATCACAGATCCAGGGGAGGTCACAGCTGCGCTCCTGTCTGCCTCGCGGCGAGCGGATCAGGCGGCCCCACAGCCTCTCTTGCAAGGGACAGCGCTCCCAGGATCTGCCAGTCCTGAAGGAACGGCCAGATATGTTGGGCGCATCCTGAGTCAGTCAGGCCCTGACAGCCACATGGAGCATGGTTATGGCCGGTTCGGTGGCACGGGACTCACGACCTCCCGATTGGGGTTCGGGACCTATCGAGTCGATACGAGGGAGCCGGAACATCGAGAATCCCTCAAGTACGCGCTGCGAGAAGGGGTGAACCTGATCGATACCTCGACGAATTATATGGACGGAGACAGTGAGCGATTGGTCGGCTCTGTCTTGGGCGAGTTGATCCAGAGCGGAGAGCTGGCTCGTGACGAGGTGATCGTCGTCACAAAAATCGGCTATGTGCAGGGGCAGAACCTGAAACAGGCTGAGGCCCGTGAACAGGCCGGGCACCCCTACCCTGAGATGGTGAAATATGGCGAGGGCATCTGGCACTGTTTCCACCAGGAGTATTTGGCAGACCAACTTACTCTCTCGCTAGACCGGCTGGGCCTGGCCACGCTCGACGTCTGTTTGTTGCACAATCCTGAATATTTTCTCTCCGAGGCCGCGCATCACGCTGGGGGAGATCTCATGGCGACGCGGGAGGTTTTTTATCGCAGGCTTGAACAGGCCTTCACCTTTTTTGAGTCACAAGTGGCGGCAGGACGAATCCGTCATTACGGCGTGTCCTCGAATACAGTTACAGAAGATTCATCCAATGCAGAAGCCACGTCGCTGTCTCGTATGTGTGAGGCAGCGAAAGCTGCCGCAGCGTCACAAGGGATGGATCGTCACCATTTCGCAGTGCTGCAATGTCCCATGAACCTCTACGAGGCAGGTGCTCTGCTGACGCCCAATACGGGAGTGGAGCAACGGGAAACGGTGTTGGCAGTGGCGCAGCGGGAAGAGATCGCGGTGCTCGTCAATCGTCCGCTCAATGCCATGCCGACCCAAAAAAGCGGCGTCATTCGATTGGCGGATTTCCCGCTCGAAGGCGAGCCGGTGGATTTCGACCGGCAATGCCAGGCCGTGGCGGCGCTGGAAGACGAATATCGCAAGTCCATTGCCCCCAGCCTTCAGCATAATGGCCAAGGGATGGCTCCGGCCGACTTCTTCACCTGGGCCGCTGAGCTAACCAGGATACGGCCTCACATCCAGGGGCTGGAACATTGGGAGCAGATCGAACAGCAATTGATCGCCCCCCAGATGAATCAAGTCATGCAGGCTCTCTCTCGACACTTGACTGGTACGGCAGCCGAGCAGTGGGATAACTGGCGCGATCGCTATGTGCCGCAGTTACTGACCCTGTTGGGAGGACTTCGCAGAGAGGCCACAGAACGGAGTCGCGCGAGAACTGCTTCTCTGTCGGCGGCCCTCGATCCCCTGTTGCCAGAAGCAAAACGCAACGAATCGCTGTCACGAAAGGCCCTCTGGGTGCTGGCCAGCACTCCTGGCGTGACCTCCGTGTTGAACGGGATGAGATCAAGAATCTATGTCGAGGATTCTCTGGCGGTCCTCAAGTGGGAGCCGATAACGACCGTGAAACCGCTCTATGACGCAGTGACGCCGCGCTAA